aaagcaaaaagcaGTTTACCTATGCGATCTGCTACTCCTTTCATTTAGAGCAGTGGCGCCTACGGCACGGTTTTGTTGTCCAATTCTCATCAAATCAAGAACATCTTGGGTACATTTGACCAGAATTAGACACGCATCAGGCACATTGAGACCGTtgagttgagaattgtttcttACATCCAATGTGCTGATAGTTAAGGTTAGACAACAGGACAAAATTCTCATTGACATATCAAGCTTGAGTTACCAAATTTACGAGCATGATGTCATGCTACTAGAAATGCAACAAATTGGAAAGGATATCTCCTATTAGTTCCATCAATGACCAAGAGATCTCTAACTTGTTCATTGTATATTTCGATCATTTGGACTCCAACTTCGTACTCTATAAATTCCATTCTTTCTTTTGAAATGTGAAATAGGTCACGCAAAGCACGATAATTTACACCCCACGTCTCCTCTGCTGTCAAGTCTGGGCCGCTCTGTATGCATAGGAAGACATAAAAAACGTTATTATGAGTACATGCATCCTTAGTTTATAGCTGCCTTCTCCATCTCAATTAAGCTTAGAATAACACTTAAGGAGGGTGTTTTCATCCACTCTAATAGCATATCAATGTGAAGCACTGTCGCGTATAAAATGTTTCATAGTTACACACCACTGGTCTTATTGATCAATGTATATAAAAATCTGGCCTGGTCTCTTCCACAAAGCCATATTAACTTGTCAAACAACATAGCAGGGGATgatgcaaaattcaaaaacatgAAATGGTCAGAGAGTTCGTGTGGGGAAGAAAAGGTCATCAAGATGGAACGTCTAATGCTACCACAAGCCTATCTAATCCTAAGGCTTTTGGATTTGCATTATGTTAATGCACTAGGACAGTTAAAACGACTAACTTGAACCAGTTAATGCTTTACATTACCATTGTGTATGTCTTCCCTGAGCCAGTTTGTCCATAAGCAAATATACAAACGTTATACCCATCAAGAACCGATCGGACCAACGGTTGTGTATCCATATATATTTGTTCTGCAAGATGAAAGTAATAGTATGTCGTCAGATAATCACAAAGCCCAGTTGCACGGTGTTCATTACTCCCTCAACAGAGCCTTCATCCCATGCTATAAGGGGCGGCTATCTGTTTTTATGTATTGAGCAAAAGAGACATTTAGGCCAATGTTGCTCTTCTCCTCCTACAAATAACTTTTCTTTATccaaagtgaaattaaatgATGGAAAACAGGAGAGAATCTCAATTGTGAAAGAAATCATACGTTGAGTTGCATTTGTGCCAAACACCTTGTTGAAAGTGAAAATCCTCCTTGCATCTTTACCCTGCTTATGAGGGTTGACAATCATGATATCTCCATTGTCCCCAATATAGTCAACCGTGGACTGTCCATCTGACTGCCCAGGTAGGAAGGGCCTCACTCTACAGTAAACTCTAATAGTCCCTGATAGACACCATAAGATGTCAGATATTCCAGCGTGCCATaatgaaagaaataaaagaCTGAACTTTCGGATAACTCACCTTTTAAGTCTTGAACTTGATTGTAAAGCATTCGATTTTCCTCCAAAACTTTGTGATAAGAAGAAGCTGCTACTTCAAGGCCCTTAATATGATGCTCTGTGGAAAAAATGCTTTGGTAAAGTTAAAGTTTGATCAAGGCTTCCAATAGACGTAACTACACAAGCTGGATTTTTCTCAATACAGCTTGTGCAAGCTTAAGATAAATAATATGATAGCCTCTCACCAAGCCTTTTCAATTCCTCCACATGGACTTTCTGAAATAGCTGAAATTCTTTCTTGGTCTCCCTAGAAAAGGATTTGAGTTCCTGAACAAAGGATATTAAAGCAGCAACAAAATTTGGTCAGATCTCATAATCTAATTTTTGTAATTTCCAGAGGAACTATTGAATAGAAGAGACTAATGAGAAGATGGTTTCACCTCTAGCTGCCTCTGTTGAACGTCAAGAACTTCTACATTGCCCACAGGGGAAACGTTTGTTTGAGCTATGTCTTCACGTTTCCGGCCACAAATGCAAAATTTGGAGAGATTGCTTGAAGCCAGACTACTTCTTTGACCAAGGTACTTCAGTATCATTTCTAAAACTTCAGACTTTGATCGAGGAATGCCATcatcattcaaaattttcttcagAATAAGTCCAACCTGTAAGTGGCAAAACAAGGCATTAGTTTGCAGTAGTACTGATAGTGCCAATTCTATGCAAGTTACATGATGAGTCCGTATAATGAAGTTGCAACAAGGTCTCCGCAATCAGGAACTTGGGTTACTACCTGATTGCTCTTAGCAATAAGCATAGAGGAGAAATCCTTAACCACCTTCCTCAACAGAATATCAATAACCTGCAAATTTCTAATGATTCGGTTAATAATCCAAAATGTTACAGAAATGGGctataataattataaaataactCGTTCTGAAAAAGTAGCAGCTCCATAGTTTCTCTAAGCTAGCTTTTGAAATCCTCTAAGAAGTCTTCATGGTCATCTTGGCAAAAAGATTTGCTTTTCAAGTAACAGAATAAATTAACTCTCCTccctatttttttccttctattttTCATGGCCAGGATAAGATTTcacttgcaaaaaaaaaaaatgcagattaTCTTACCTACCATTGAATTCAAAGGCAAGTCTTCAACTCCACTAATTTCGGAGAGATATGCCTGTAGAAGGGCAAGACCAAAATGTTCAAAGAGTGAAGTAAGAGCATTGGCTGCATTGGTTTCCTCAAGTGAGACCTCACTTGACAAATGTAGATATTCCAATAGCTGCTCAAATTGTGATGATTCAGAATCATCGAGAGACTCATCTGCACTTTCACTGCTGACAAAAGAAGATGTAGATCCCTTGGGAAAGGATACAATTTTTACATTCCCACCATATCTCCAAACTCCAATTCCACCAGCTTGTTTCCACTCGTAATATCCTTTCAAACACAGGATGCAGTCTACAACTTTACCTGACGAACCTCCCTGCTAATTTAAAAGATTAATAGAGCATGATGAGAGCTTTAATAGTTAAAATGCAGAGGGTCAAAATATGTATCTGACGACAGCATTTGCATGGCTGGGCGTAGAAATTCATGAAAGTCCCAAAGCGCGTGCATTTACTGAATTTTGTCCTAAAACAGGTATCTGAAGATAGCATTTGCATGGCATGGAGGAGATAATCCGTGGAAATTCTTTTACATAAAAAATGCACTTGCATTTGTTCAGTATATAACTACCATATTTTTTCAGAAGTTGGCTACATTTCAGTTCTTCCAAATGACATGAAAAAAGAAGGGTTCGAAGGATGTTTATGAGTAAGATAGTGGGCTAATACCCTGATTACCATTCACGCTGcgcaaattgcaaaagatgtgAACTGAAGCGAAGTGGTCTAGAGAAGGGTTCATTAAAGGAGGAGTGGACAACCTTTTCCAAATCGGAGGCTTCAAATGTCAAAAGCTTCATCTCGCCAACGGCCACTAGAANNNNNNNNNNNNNNNNNNNNNNNNNNNNNNNNNNNNNNNNNNNNNNNNNNNNNNNNNNNNNNNNNNNNNNNNNNNNNNNNNNNNNNNNNNNNNNNNNNNNNNNNNNNNNNNNNNNNNNNNNNNNNNNNNNNNNNNNNNNNNNNNNNNNNNNNNNNNNNNNNNNNNNNNNNNNNNNNNNNNNNNNNNNNNNNNNNNNNNNNNNNNNNNNNNNNNNNNNNNNNNNNNNNNNNNNNNNNNNNNNNNNNNNNNNNNNNNNNNNNNNNNNNNNNNNNNNNNNNNNNNNNNNNNNNNNNNNNNNNNNNNNNNNNNNNNNNNNNNNNNNNNNNNNNNNNNNNNNNNNNNNNNNNNNNNNNNNNNNNNNNNNNNNNNNNNNNNNNNNNNNNNNNNNNNNNNNNNNNNNNNNNNNNNNNNNNNNNNNNNNNNNNNNNNNNNNNNNNNNNNNNNNNNNNNNNNNNNNNNNNNNNNNNNNNNNNNNNNNNNNNNNNNNNNNNNNNNNNNNNNNNNNNNNNNNNNNNNNNNNNNNNNNNNNNNNNNNNNNNNNNNNNNNNNNNNNNNNNNNNNNNNNNNNNNNNNNNNNNNNNNNNNNNNNNNNNNNNNNNNNNNNNNNNNNNNNNNN
Above is a genomic segment from Coffea eugenioides isolate CCC68of chromosome 5, Ceug_1.0, whole genome shotgun sequence containing:
- the LOC113770427 gene encoding kinesin-like protein KIN-14F isoform X1, encoding MKLLTFEASDLEKGGSSGKVVDCILCLKGYYEWKQAGGIGVWRYGGNVKIVSFPKGSTSSFVSSESADESLDDSESSQFEQLLEYLHLSSEVSLEETNAANALTSLFEHFGLALLQAYLSEISGVEDLPLNSMVIDILLRKVVKDFSSMLIAKSNQVGLILKKILNDDGIPRSKSEVLEMILKYLGQRSSLASSNLSKFCICGRKREDIAQTNVSPVGNVEVLDVQQRQLEELKSFSRETKKEFQLFQKVHVEELKRLEHHIKGLEVAASSYHKVLEENRMLYNQVQDLKGTIRVYCRVRPFLPGQSDGQSTVDYIGDNGDIMIVNPHKQGKDARRIFTFNKVFGTNATQQQIYMDTQPLVRSVLDGYNVCIFAYGQTGSGKTYTMSGPDLTAEETWGVNYRALRDLFHISKERMEFIEYEVGVQMIEIYNEQVRDLLVIDGTNRRLDVRNNSQLNGLNVPDACLILVKCTQDVLDLMRIGQQNRAVGATALNERSSRSHSILTVHVRGKELVSGSTLKGCLHLVDLAGSERVDKSEAVGERLKEAQHINRSLSALGDVISSLAQKTSHIPYRNSKLTQVLQDSLGGHAKTLMFVHINPMVNAIGETVSTLKFAERVASIDLGAARSNKESGEIREFKDEITNLKLTLEKKDAELQQLRSGASIRGAISPLRMPKSNVTASMKPENNQRSTIDDTRSSEVRSCSSGKQRRSRFPAKFTDKDIVPKIPFLAEERSVGFNKARSPSPPVRRSVSTDRSAVIRSRIKPETLDNPPVMRLPFPARVPTNKSMVAVPSIVPSTDSYTRSYPASQEPPVKQDNISETLHSLQRIVSRKVNVEHDDQEQFKQALNVRQGGIRKTKPESKVKSKHQNITKNQKSDIGVTLLTNVDNGRMMEEAQKSEFLEIDNEHGDERVGSPVYGNTMRLKKLQRNFSRNSQNVEPRELIQPTESVYAGKHENKISNSTIQNLKEASNSSTSEFRRSRSTPRGKFFVVP